The Podospora pseudopauciseta strain CBS 411.78 chromosome 2 map unlocalized CBS411.78m_2, whole genome shotgun sequence genome has a window encoding:
- a CDS encoding uncharacterized protein (EggNog:ENOG503PAG6) — MAKSAEARWHLSHWVLLFSLPTPSLCGSMAAWWTDLGPSLVLQNASTGLLTYSFCNSNGTPIYPQDPPVALRTTYAPKKGTSLAATGWYDKIGSTWASVFYQNNNDDIVNAVYKCDNRTGLYDQQESNVISDRRGTPSPHTDSGISVTLLGEQEGYRVFYHDRSKALQSLQFKSTDGWSYGSPVSGNTNRSSMEIHSQFSGVRNVTVVTPRDARNMETARLNVDNTYFIDTFPTPLKGGLNNSSASNRTSFPYDTSATPSFELEAWDGNPKAIGIAIDTDTTRHIFYIGTDRAVHWIAAFVSASVEGGFRAQASQNTDVWPLADEPNSDFTIASHIESSSIRLYYVSGGRIIETKYRDGNWDRAAPVESANTTIIADEGAGAGDAGLTTGAKAGIGVGVSVGVLLIGAAAAAFWILRKKKSTPPDEEATTAADNTAATVPPMSETGSQGASSPTAGVARTSSGLSADKWDAEVKDKPLTPPPRELESPNLASELPHTNDRNELPTKHHVTELP, encoded by the exons ATGGCCAAATCGGCAGAGGCACGATGGCATCTCAGCCACTGGGTGCTCCTTTTTTCTCTGCCCACACCATCGCTCTGCGGTTCCATGGCAGCTTGGTGGACTGACCTCGGGCCCTCGCTTGTTCTTCAGAATGCTTCAACCGGCCTCCTCACCTATTCCTTCTGTAACAGCAACGGCACTCCCATCTATCCACAAGATCCACCAGTCGCTCTCAGGACCACTTACGCCCCCAAAAAGGGAACATCACTGGCGGCTACTGGCTGGTATGATAAAATCGGGTCGACGTGGGCCTCGGTATTCTaccaaaacaacaacgaTGACATTGTCAACGCTGTCTACAAGTGTGACAACAGAACCGGATTGTACGACCAGCAAGAGAGCAATGTCATCTCGGACAGACGAGGGACCCCAAGCCCCCACACGGATTCAGGAATCTCCGTCACTTTACTGGGGGAGCAAGAGGGTTATAGGGTATTCTACCATGACAGATCGAAGGCGCTCCAGTCATTGCAATTCAAGTCAACGGACGGCTGGTCTTATGGAAGTCCGGTATCGGGCAACACAAATCGGTCAAGTATGGAGATCCATTCGCAATTTTCGGGTGTTCGTAACGTCACAGTCGTGACCCCGAGAGACGCTCGAAACATGGAAACAGCCCGTCTCAACGTGGACAACACCTACTTCATCG ATACGTTTCCAACACCACTCAAAGGAGGACTCAACAATTCCAGCGCCTCTAACCGGACTTCATTTCCATACGATACCTCCGCAACCCCTTCATTTGAGCTTGAGGCGTGGGATGGCAACCCAAAAGCAATCGGCATTGCTATTGACACTGACACGACCCGTCACATTTTCTACATTGGAACCGATCGCGCGGTCCACTGGATTGCGGCGTTCGTCTCGGCCTCGGTTGAAGGTGGTTTTCGCGCTCAGGCGTCTCAGAACACCGACGTCTGGCCTTTGGCTGACGAACCAAATTCCGACTTCACCATTGCGAGTCACATCGAAAGCAGCAGCATTCGACTGTACTATGTCAGTGGAGGCCGTATAATCGAAACGAAGTATCGTGATGGAAATTGGGACCGAGCCGCCCCTGTGGAGAGTGCCAACACGACGATCATCGCTGATGAAGGTGCTGGTGCGGGTGATGCTGGTCTTACAACGGGAGCGAAGGCAGGTATTGGTGTCGGGGTCAGTGTTGGTGTCCTTCTCAtcggcgcagcagcagcagcttttTGGATTCTTCGAAAGAAGAAGTCCACGCCCCCTGACGAGGAGGCCACAACAGCTGCCGACAACACAGCTGCTACGGTTCCGCCCATGTCTGAGACGGGAAGTCAAGgcgcctcctctccaacagcTGGTGTGGCACGCACCAGTAGCGGACTCAGTGCAGACAAGTGGGACGCTGAAGTCAAGGACAAGCCGCTTACACCTCCACCGAGAGAACTTGAGAGTCCGAATCTTGCGTCTGAGCTGCCGCATACCAATGACAGGAATGAGCTTCCTACTAAGC